Proteins encoded within one genomic window of Kibdelosporangium phytohabitans:
- a CDS encoding ATP-binding protein, translating to MRRRILLAILLAVAVTTLALGIPLGYVALQQVETLTREELQTRAQQIGVVLDDDLANNREPDIADAESLVPPGGRLIVALPGRPSQSIGPDLGEDMLAESIKIVREGTVVIQVPAGPTRTRQTQVAGLVVLVVVITIAIASGVAIVTARRLAQPLGHVADRAGRLGAGDFKPDARRYGVAELDRVAEALDTSAGALAELVQRERDLVGDVSHQLRSRLTALQLRLEALQHTSDPENAADAAAALEQAERLGDVLDELLAAAREARATDAEPVDLAAALPAITGEWREPLRAKGRALRVRVHGRPLAKATTARLREAIGVLLDNAMRHGAGPVSVTVRSSDATVSIEVTDGGNGVPDELVAHIFDRGVSGVGSTGVGLALARALVESDGGRLELSVPRPATFTIFLPVPRVDDLRGVRWPAERSPR from the coding sequence ATGCGCAGGCGGATCCTGCTGGCGATCCTGCTGGCGGTCGCGGTGACGACGCTGGCTCTCGGCATCCCGCTCGGCTACGTCGCGCTGCAGCAGGTCGAGACGCTGACCAGGGAGGAGTTGCAGACCAGGGCGCAGCAGATCGGCGTGGTGCTCGACGACGACCTGGCCAACAACCGCGAGCCGGACATCGCCGACGCGGAGTCGCTCGTGCCGCCGGGCGGCAGGCTGATCGTGGCCCTGCCAGGCAGGCCGTCCCAGTCGATCGGCCCGGATCTGGGCGAGGACATGCTGGCCGAGTCGATCAAGATCGTCCGCGAGGGGACGGTCGTGATCCAGGTGCCTGCCGGTCCGACGAGGACACGGCAGACGCAGGTCGCCGGGCTGGTGGTGCTGGTCGTGGTGATCACGATCGCGATCGCCAGCGGTGTCGCGATCGTGACAGCCAGGCGGCTGGCCCAACCACTGGGCCACGTGGCCGACCGCGCGGGAAGGCTGGGCGCGGGGGACTTCAAGCCGGACGCGCGCCGCTACGGCGTCGCCGAACTGGACCGGGTGGCGGAGGCCCTGGACACGTCCGCGGGTGCGCTGGCCGAGTTGGTGCAGCGCGAACGCGACCTGGTCGGTGACGTCTCACATCAGCTGCGCAGCAGGCTGACCGCCCTGCAACTCAGGCTCGAAGCGTTGCAGCACACCAGCGACCCGGAGAACGCCGCTGACGCGGCAGCCGCGCTGGAACAGGCCGAACGGCTCGGCGACGTGCTCGACGAACTGCTGGCGGCAGCCCGCGAGGCCAGGGCGACCGACGCGGAACCGGTGGACCTGGCAGCGGCATTGCCCGCGATCACAGGCGAATGGCGTGAACCGCTGCGCGCGAAAGGACGCGCCCTCCGCGTCCGCGTACACGGCAGACCGCTGGCGAAGGCGACGACCGCCCGGCTGAGAGAAGCCATCGGGGTGTTGCTGGACAACGCGATGCGACACGGCGCAGGTCCGGTCTCGGTGACGGTCCGCAGCAGCGACGCGACGGTGTCCATTGAGGTCACCGACGGCGGCAACGGAGTACCGGACGAACTGGTCGCGCACATCTTCGACCGCGGTGTCTCCGGCGTCGGCTCGACCGGCGTAGGGCTCGCGCTGGCCCGCGCACTCGTGGAGTCGGACGGCGGACGGCTGGAGCTGTCGGTACCACGCCCCGCGACGTTCACGATCTTCCTGCCAGTGCCCAGGGTGGACGACCTGCGCGGAGTCCGATGGCCAGCGGAGCGATCCCCCCGCTGA
- a CDS encoding response regulator transcription factor, which produces MSVVLLAEDDSAIADPLSRALQREGYAVEVVTDGLSALEFADAGRADLLVLDLGLPGMDGLEVCRRLRQSGRGLPVLMLTARADEVDFVVGLDAGADDYVAKPFRLAELLARIRALMRRQAPGAVEVNGVKMDMAGRVVTVDGQEITLANKEFELLRVLIQRAGQVVTREEILAEVWDDAPERKTSKTLDMHMSWLRRKLGDIGPRGATERRIATVRGVGFRFNSD; this is translated from the coding sequence GTGAGTGTGGTGCTGCTGGCCGAGGACGACTCGGCGATCGCAGACCCGTTGTCACGCGCTCTGCAGCGTGAGGGTTACGCCGTGGAGGTCGTCACCGACGGGCTGAGTGCGTTGGAGTTCGCCGACGCGGGTCGAGCCGACCTGCTGGTGCTCGATCTCGGGCTGCCGGGGATGGACGGGCTGGAGGTGTGCAGGCGGCTGCGCCAGTCGGGCCGTGGCCTGCCGGTGCTGATGCTGACCGCGCGCGCCGACGAGGTGGACTTCGTCGTGGGGCTGGACGCGGGGGCCGACGACTACGTGGCCAAACCGTTCCGGCTGGCCGAGTTGCTCGCCAGGATCAGGGCGCTGATGCGCCGCCAGGCACCGGGCGCGGTCGAGGTCAACGGCGTCAAGATGGACATGGCGGGCCGCGTGGTCACCGTGGACGGCCAGGAGATCACGCTCGCCAACAAGGAGTTCGAGCTGCTGCGGGTGCTGATCCAGCGCGCGGGCCAGGTGGTCACGCGTGAGGAGATCCTCGCCGAGGTGTGGGACGACGCGCCTGAGCGCAAGACGAGCAAGACACTGGACATGCACATGTCCTGGTTGCGCCGCAAACTGGGCGACATCGGGCCGCGGGGGGCGACCGAGCGGCGGATCGCCACGGTCCGCGGTGTCGGTTTCCGGTTCAACTCCGACTGA